The Nitrospirales bacterium genome includes a window with the following:
- the rplF gene encoding 50S ribosomal protein L6 gives MSRVGRKPIPIPSQVEVQVSQKEVAVKGPLGRLIWGLPHGVQAKVEDGHVHVSRVGGGAQLRALHGLTRAEISNQIEGVVNGYERTLELTGVGYRAQIQGQALTFNVGYSHPVLLNLPEGIRATVDKQTVVSLKGIDKRLVTQVAAEIRRVKSPDVYKQKGIKYAGEVLRKKAGKAGKK, from the coding sequence ATGTCTAGGGTAGGTCGAAAGCCCATTCCGATACCTTCACAAGTCGAAGTACAGGTTTCTCAAAAAGAAGTCGCGGTCAAAGGGCCGTTGGGCCGATTGATCTGGGGGTTGCCCCATGGGGTGCAGGCAAAGGTTGAAGATGGTCATGTGCATGTTTCCCGTGTCGGGGGAGGGGCGCAACTTCGCGCACTGCATGGATTGACTCGAGCTGAAATTTCCAATCAAATTGAAGGTGTCGTGAATGGGTATGAGCGGACGCTCGAGCTTACAGGTGTCGGATATCGTGCGCAAATCCAAGGGCAGGCGCTAACGTTTAACGTGGGATATTCGCACCCTGTTCTCTTAAACTTGCCGGAGGGAATAAGGGCTACGGTCGACAAGCAGACGGTTGTTTCACTGAAGGGTATCGATAAGCGCTTGGTGACACAGGTGGCGGCAGAAATTCGTCGAGTGAAATCGCCTGATGTCTATAAACAAAAAGGTATCAAGTATGCCGGGGAAGTATTGAGAAAGAAAGCCGGAAAGGCTGGGAAAAAGTAG
- the rplP gene encoding 50S ribosomal protein L16, translating into MLAPKRIKFRKVQKGRMRGKAYKGGNITLGQFGLKALEPGRITARQLEAARIAMTRHVKRGGRIWTRVFPDKPITKKPAEVRMGKGKGNPEFWVAVVKPGRILYEMDDVDRPVAEEALRLAGHKLPIATKFVVRGEINL; encoded by the coding sequence ATGTTAGCACCGAAACGAATTAAGTTTCGCAAGGTTCAAAAGGGTCGAATGCGTGGCAAGGCCTATAAGGGAGGCAATATCACCCTGGGGCAATTTGGCTTAAAGGCGTTGGAGCCTGGTCGTATCACAGCCAGGCAACTCGAAGCTGCTCGAATCGCCATGACGCGTCATGTAAAGAGGGGTGGTCGTATTTGGACACGAGTCTTTCCTGACAAGCCAATTACAAAAAAACCTGCCGAAGTCAGGATGGGAAAAGGTAAGGGCAACCCGGAGTTCTGGGTGGCCGTAGTGAAGCCTGGACGTATCCTCTATGAGATGGATGATGTGGATAGGCCTGTCGCGGAGGAAGCGCTGCGGTTGGCCGGGCATAAGCTTCCAATTGCAACCAAATTTGTTGTGCGTGGGGAAATCAATTTATAA
- the rpsE gene encoding 30S ribosomal protein S5: MRVNVEELNLRDKPVVINRVAKVVKGGKRFSFSALVVVGDGEGWVGVGKGKATEVPSAIAKAVEHAKKHLIRIPLKNETITHEVHGRFGAEHVLLKPAKKGTGIIAGGAVRALLEVAGTHNIVAKTLGRGNPFNAVRAALEGLMQLRDPQQVRQIRQQSHEQEEALIKAG; encoded by the coding sequence GTGCGTGTCAATGTCGAAGAATTAAACCTTCGTGATAAGCCGGTGGTGATCAATCGAGTAGCCAAGGTTGTAAAGGGTGGAAAAAGGTTTTCCTTTTCCGCCTTGGTCGTAGTTGGTGACGGAGAAGGTTGGGTTGGGGTTGGTAAGGGAAAAGCAACCGAGGTGCCTTCTGCGATCGCTAAAGCTGTTGAACATGCCAAAAAGCATTTAATTCGCATTCCCCTAAAAAATGAGACGATCACTCATGAAGTGCATGGACGTTTTGGTGCTGAACATGTCTTGCTCAAGCCGGCCAAGAAGGGGACTGGAATCATTGCCGGTGGAGCCGTCCGTGCGTTACTTGAAGTAGCTGGAACTCACAATATCGTCGCAAAAACGTTGGGGAGAGGTAATCCGTTCAACGCAGTTCGCGCGGCGCTGGAGGGTCTTATGCAATTACGTGACCCACAGCAGGTCAGGCAAATACGCCAACAATCACATGAACAAGAAGAAGCACTTATAAAGGCTGGTTGA
- the rpsH gene encoding 30S ribosomal protein S8, which produces MSMTDPISDLFVRLLNAGARGHERVRLPASRLKAEILKIFQAEGFIKQFQSTEENGHPALEVELRYFPTRQKKSFITGIKRISKPGRRIYVGKHEIPRVMNGLGVAILTTPKGVLSDEESRRQGVGGEVLCHVW; this is translated from the coding sequence ATGTCGATGACTGATCCAATTTCAGATCTTTTTGTCCGTCTTTTGAATGCCGGGGCTCGCGGGCATGAGAGAGTTCGTCTGCCCGCATCGAGGCTCAAAGCTGAAATCCTTAAAATTTTTCAAGCTGAGGGGTTCATTAAGCAATTTCAGTCAACTGAAGAGAATGGACATCCTGCATTAGAGGTTGAACTCAGGTATTTCCCCACTCGGCAAAAGAAATCTTTTATTACAGGCATTAAACGAATCAGTAAGCCAGGTCGACGAATCTACGTCGGAAAGCATGAAATTCCTCGAGTCATGAATGGGCTGGGAGTTGCTATTCTTACTACGCCTAAAGGCGTGCTCAGCGACGAAGAGTCACGACGTCAAGGTGTGGGTGGTGAGGTTCTTTGTCATGTTTGGTGA
- the rplX gene encoding 50S ribosomal protein L24, translating into MRSAVQGKCRLKKGDMVMVVAGKDRGKTGKILSVHSRTGRVRVEKVNIVKRHTKPTQKNKQGGILEKESPLAISNVMPYCEAIQKPSRMKIKLFEDGRKVRVYQKAPDEPLDK; encoded by the coding sequence GTGAGAAGTGCGGTTCAAGGAAAGTGTCGACTAAAAAAAGGCGATATGGTCATGGTTGTTGCCGGTAAGGACAGAGGAAAGACGGGAAAAATTCTGTCAGTTCATTCTCGTACTGGTCGAGTCCGGGTTGAAAAGGTCAATATCGTTAAACGGCATACGAAGCCGACGCAAAAAAATAAGCAGGGCGGTATCCTTGAAAAAGAATCTCCGTTGGCCATCTCTAACGTCATGCCGTATTGCGAGGCAATTCAAAAGCCATCTCGGATGAAAATAAAGTTATTCGAAGATGGTCGAAAGGTTCGGGTTTATCAGAAAGCTCCTGATGAGCCTTTGGATAAATGA
- the rplV gene encoding 50S ribosomal protein L22, which produces MAEARALLRHVRITPRKAREVVDMVRGRQAQEALTLLRYTPRSAARVVEQVLQSAVANAGQKELGDPDTLKIIRAYVDGGPVFKRFRARSMGRANPIVKRTSHITVVVGPVS; this is translated from the coding sequence ATGGCTGAAGCTCGTGCGTTATTGCGTCATGTGAGAATTACTCCAAGGAAGGCAAGGGAAGTTGTCGACATGGTGCGTGGTCGTCAAGCTCAAGAAGCTCTGACGTTATTGAGGTATACACCCAGGTCAGCGGCGCGGGTCGTTGAGCAGGTGTTGCAGTCGGCGGTTGCGAATGCCGGTCAAAAAGAATTAGGTGATCCAGATACTTTGAAGATCATTCGGGCCTATGTTGATGGTGGTCCCGTGTTCAAGCGGTTTCGGGCTCGTTCCATGGGGAGGGCCAACCCTATCGTGAAACGAACCAGCCATATCACAGTGGTTGTAGGTCCCGTATCATAA
- a CDS encoding type Z 30S ribosomal protein S14 yields MSRLALKNKAVKTPKFPVRCYNRCPLCGRVRGFLRRFRMCRICFRLLSLRGDIPGVTKSSW; encoded by the coding sequence ATGTCGCGACTTGCACTTAAAAATAAGGCAGTAAAAACACCGAAATTTCCCGTTAGATGTTATAATCGTTGCCCCTTGTGTGGACGCGTTCGTGGATTTCTTCGTCGGTTTCGAATGTGTCGCATATGTTTCCGTCTTTTAAGTCTGCGAGGAGACATTCCAGGGGTCACCAAGTCGAGTTGGTAA
- the rplN gene encoding 50S ribosomal protein L14, with product MIQNYTYLDVADNSGAKSVRCFHVLGGTKRRYGSLGDLIVVSVREAIPKASVKKGDVVKAVIVRTKKGRRRVDGSHIKFDRNACVLVNAQGDPIGTRIFGPVARELRTKKYMKIISLAPEVI from the coding sequence ATGATTCAAAACTATACGTATCTAGATGTTGCCGATAATTCTGGGGCTAAAAGCGTCAGGTGTTTTCATGTGCTTGGTGGTACAAAGCGTCGGTACGGGTCATTGGGAGATTTAATCGTTGTGTCTGTGAGAGAGGCTATCCCTAAGGCCTCGGTAAAAAAGGGTGATGTCGTTAAGGCCGTGATCGTGAGAACAAAAAAGGGCCGTCGTAGGGTAGACGGTTCTCATATCAAGTTTGATCGTAATGCATGTGTATTAGTCAATGCCCAAGGTGATCCTATTGGAACGCGTATCTTTGGTCCAGTTGCACGGGAGCTTAGGACCAAAAAATATATGAAAATTATTTCTTTAGCTCCGGAAGTGATCTAG
- the rpsC gene encoding 30S ribosomal protein S3, with product MGQKTHPFGFRLGYTRTWNSRWYAKKDFTKLLHQDLAIRSLVKKRLYHAGISRVEIERSGNQVKVIIHTARPGIIIGRKGAEVDKLKASLEQQYGNEVYVTVKEIKKPELDAQLVAENIATQLEKRVSFRRALKRSVASALRLGALGVRVYCAGRLGGNEIARTEWYREGRVPLHTLRADVEYGFAEAKTAMGQIGVKAWIFKGDASIPSVEKSDATLGFL from the coding sequence ATGGGTCAAAAAACCCACCCATTTGGATTTCGACTCGGGTATACGCGGACGTGGAATTCTCGTTGGTATGCGAAGAAGGATTTCACAAAGCTTTTGCATCAGGATTTAGCGATTCGTAGTCTTGTGAAAAAGCGTTTGTATCATGCCGGGATATCACGTGTAGAAATTGAACGATCTGGCAATCAAGTTAAAGTGATTATTCATACGGCTCGGCCTGGCATTATTATCGGTCGAAAAGGTGCGGAGGTTGACAAGCTCAAAGCTTCTCTCGAACAACAGTATGGAAACGAAGTCTACGTCACTGTTAAAGAGATTAAGAAGCCAGAGCTAGATGCTCAGCTGGTTGCCGAGAATATCGCCACGCAACTTGAAAAGAGAGTTTCGTTCCGTCGCGCATTGAAACGTAGCGTGGCTTCGGCATTGCGGCTTGGAGCATTAGGGGTGCGTGTGTATTGCGCTGGACGATTAGGTGGGAACGAAATTGCGAGAACGGAATGGTATCGAGAGGGGCGTGTTCCACTTCATACACTCAGAGCCGATGTGGAATATGGTTTTGCAGAAGCTAAGACGGCTATGGGGCAAATAGGGGTGAAGGCTTGGATATTCAAAGGAGACGCCTCTATCCCATCAGTTGAAAAATCTGATGCCACTCTTGGCTTTCTTTAA
- the rpsQ gene encoding 30S ribosomal protein S17, translating to MTTAIRKKPRYFYGKVVSNKMAKTVVVAVTRQVAHPLYGKIVRRVTKLMAHDEQNRCQVGDRVRLTPSRPLSKDKHWRVEEILQKAGEA from the coding sequence ATGACAACTGCGATAAGAAAGAAGCCCAGATATTTTTACGGAAAAGTAGTCAGTAACAAGATGGCCAAGACCGTCGTCGTCGCTGTTACGAGGCAGGTGGCTCACCCTCTTTACGGCAAGATTGTTAGGCGAGTGACCAAGCTCATGGCACATGATGAGCAGAACCGCTGTCAAGTCGGAGATCGCGTTCGATTAACTCCCTCTAGGCCGTTAAGTAAGGATAAGCATTGGAGAGTGGAGGAGATTCTTCAAAAGGCTGGAGAAGCTTAA
- the rplR gene encoding 50S ribosomal protein L18, translating into MMNPLVKQRGLARRKARVRQRVTGSPSRPRLSVYRSNNHIYAQIIDDESGKTLVSASSCDPKLRKDLQSGGNVQAAQMVGNLLVDRAKAIPIQKVVFDRAGRLYHGRVKALADAVRSGGLEF; encoded by the coding sequence ATGATGAATCCATTGGTTAAACAACGAGGACTAGCCAGGCGAAAGGCTAGAGTCCGTCAACGAGTTACAGGTTCGCCATCCCGGCCACGTTTGAGCGTTTATCGGAGCAATAATCACATTTACGCTCAGATTATTGATGATGAATCTGGAAAAACCTTAGTGTCGGCTTCAAGTTGCGATCCCAAATTACGTAAAGATCTTCAGTCGGGCGGTAATGTTCAAGCAGCCCAAATGGTAGGGAATTTATTGGTCGATCGAGCAAAAGCCATTCCGATACAGAAAGTCGTCTTCGACCGTGCTGGAAGGTTGTACCACGGACGAGTGAAAGCTTTAGCAGATGCCGTCCGCTCGGGTGGTCTAGAATTTTAA
- the rpmC gene encoding 50S ribosomal protein L29: MTELKDLEESELLEHVKRLKEELFHFRCQLAMGRIENPMRIRQTRHDVARVKTVLRQRALDGQRPNES, translated from the coding sequence ATGACGGAATTAAAGGATTTAGAAGAATCGGAATTGCTCGAACATGTCAAGCGTTTGAAGGAAGAGCTGTTCCACTTTCGTTGCCAGTTGGCGATGGGAAGAATTGAAAATCCTATGCGTATCAGGCAGACCAGGCATGATGTAGCTCGAGTTAAGACAGTCTTGCGTCAGCGTGCTCTGGATGGGCAACGCCCGAATGAATCTTAA
- the rplE gene encoding 50S ribosomal protein L5 produces MLKDYSYKNTMQVPRLDRVVLNVGMGAAVQNVKLLEAAMVELKQITGQQPVMTRAKKAIAGFKLREGMPIGAKVTLRGARMHEFLDRLMNIALPRIRDFKGVSSKAFDGNGNYTLGLKEQLTFPEIKYDDVASIHGMDITIVTTATRNDEAKSLLAHLGMPFRTT; encoded by the coding sequence ATGCTGAAAGATTACTCCTATAAGAACACCATGCAGGTTCCCCGTTTGGATCGCGTGGTCTTAAATGTTGGAATGGGAGCGGCAGTTCAGAATGTCAAGCTTCTTGAGGCGGCTATGGTGGAACTCAAGCAGATCACCGGTCAGCAGCCAGTTATGACCAGAGCGAAAAAAGCTATCGCGGGTTTTAAGCTTCGAGAGGGGATGCCTATTGGGGCGAAGGTCACTCTGCGTGGGGCTCGCATGCATGAGTTTTTGGATCGATTAATGAATATCGCTCTGCCAAGAATTCGAGACTTTAAAGGTGTATCGTCCAAGGCATTCGATGGGAATGGGAACTATACGTTAGGATTGAAAGAGCAGCTCACATTCCCAGAAATTAAATACGATGATGTTGCATCAATACATGGAATGGATATTACGATCGTGACCACGGCCACACGTAATGACGAAGCCAAGTCATTGTTAGCGCATCTGGGGATGCCATTTCGGACTACTTGA